Within Alcaligenes sp. SDU_A2, the genomic segment GTTTGTGGACGTGGCCGATCTGCTGCGCGACGTGGACTTCAAGGTGTTTTCCGCCCCGGCCAACGACCCGGCCTGCCGCGTGGTGGCCTTGCGCGTGCCCGGCGGTGCCAGCATGCCCCGCAGCGAGATCGACGCCTACACCAAGTTCGTGGGCATTTACGGTGCCAAGGGCCTGGCCTACATCAAGGTCAACGATGCCGCTGCCATTCCCGAAGGGTTGCAGTCGCCTATCGTCAAGAACATCCATGTGGATGCGCTCAAGCAGCTTATCGAGCGTACCGGCGCGCAAAGCGGCGACCTGATCTTCTTCGGCGCCGACAAGGCCAAGGTGGTCAACGATGCCATCGGCGCACTGCGCATCAAGATCGGTCACAGCGACTTCGGCAAAGAGAACGGCCTGTTTGACAACGTCTGGAAGCCGTTGTGGGTGGTGGATTTCCCCATGTTCGAGTACGACGAGGACGAGAACCGCTACACCGCCGCGCACCACCCCTTTACCAGCCCCAAGGACGGCCACGAGGATCTGCTCGAAACCGATCCAGGCAAAGCCTTTGCCAAGGCTTACGACATGGTGCTCAACGGTTGGGAAATCGGTGGCGGTTCGGTCCGTATTCACCGTGCCGATGTGCAGAGCAAGGTGTTCCGCGCCCTGAAGATCGATGCCGAGGAAGCGCAATTGAAATTCGGCTTCCTGCTCGACGCCCTGCAGTATGGCGCGCCTCCGCATGGCGGCCTGGCCTTGGGTCTGGACCGTCTGGTCACCATGATGGCCGGTGCCGATTCCATCCGCGACGTCATTGCCTTCCCCAAGACCCAGCGCGCCCAGTGCCTGCTGACCCAGGCACCGTCGGCGGTGGACGAGAAACAGCTGCGCGAGCTGCATATCCGTCTGCGGGCGGTCGAAACCAAGTAAGTCTGTGTAGGGGGACGACGTGTCGGTGATACGGGTAGTCAGCTACAACATTCACAAGGGCCGGTCGGCCTCCGGCAAGCGCGAGTCTTTGTCCGACTTGCGTCTGGGGCTGTACGGCCTGTCCCCCGACTTGCTGTTTTTGCAGGAAGTGCAGGGCCGCAACCAGTTGCAGGGCAGCCTGGATGCCCAGCACGAATCCTTGGCGGCGGCGCTGCACATGCATACGGCCTATGGCTGCAATGTGGTGCGCCAGCACACCGACCACGGCAATGCGCTGTTGTCGCGTTTCCCTATTCTGCAGTACGAAAACCAAGACATCTCGGACCACAGGCTGGAGCAGCGCGGTCTGCTGCACGCTGTAATCGAGGTCGATGGCCGGCCTGTGCATTGCATCGTGGTGCATCTGGGTTTGTTCAACAACGGCCGTGTGCGTCAGGTTCAGGCTTTGCTGGACCGTATCAAGCGTATCGTGCCGGCCGACGAACCCTTGCTGATCGCCGGCGATTTCAACGATTGGAATAACCGTCTGGCCCCGATTTTCGTGCAGCAACTGAATCTGTACGAAGTCTTTTCGTTTTCGCCCAAGGGGCAGGCCGACCATCGTTTCAAGCTGCGGCGTCCCATCAGTTGGTTGCGCACCATGCGTCAGGGCATCATTCAGCCGGCAGGCGGCATTCAGTTGGGCGTCAATGGTGCGGCGCGCATGACCCCGCCGCCACGCACCTTTCCGGCGGTGTTTCCCTGGCTGCGGCTGGACCGTATCTATCAGCGTGGTTTTGCCGTGCGCAATGCGCGTGTGCTGGTGGGCGATCCCTGGAAGCAGTTGTCGGATCATGCGCCCATTCTGACCGAGCTGGAGCTGCCCTGACGGGCAGGCCCGTACCGTGGCGGACGTATCAGGAGCCTACTTCGCATGCCACGCCTGAAACCTGATCCGGTCTGGCACGAGGGCAACCGGATTACGCTGTTGCAGAACGGCCAGGACTTTTTTCCGGCCATCTGTCAGGCGATGGCGCAGGCGCAAAGCAGCATCCATCTGGAAACCTATATCTTCAATCTGGATGACAGCGGCCATCGTGTGCTTGATGCGCTGCGCCAGGCCAGTGACCGGGGCGTGCGCATCCGGGTGGTCATCGATGGTTTTGGCAGTGCCCGCCATGCGCAGCAGATAGGAGCCCAATTGCGCGCCATGCGCGTGCGCTATCGTATTTACCGGCCCAACCCGCGCGGCTGGCGCGAACCGCGCCTGTCGCTGCGGCGGCTGCGCCGCCAGCACCGCAAAATGTTGGTAGTGGACGAGCGCATCGGTTTTGTAGGCGGCATCAATGTCCTGGACGACTTTGACGACGTACCGGTGCTGAATGGACGGACACACCCGCGTTTTGACTTTGCAGTGCGGTGCGAGGGCCCTATTGTCGACGATATGGTGCGTGCCCAGCAGGCGCTGTGGTTGCGCATGGCTTGGCGCCGACGTGGTGACTGGAGCAGCTTTACCCAGCGTTTTGTGCAGTGGCGCGAACGGCGGCAGCGGCGTCGTCAGGGGCTTGCTTTGCAGACGGAGCCGGTTCAAGATGGTCTGCGCGCGACCTTGCTGTTGCGCGACAATGTACGTCATCGTCAGCAAATCGAAAAAGCGTATCTGCGCCTGCTGGAGACGGCCCGCAGCGATGTGATCCTGGCCAATGCCTACTTCTTTCCCGGTCGTACGCTGCGTCATCAGCTGGAAGCCACGGCTGCCCGAGGCATACGGGTGCGCTTGCTGCTCCAAGGCCATGCCGAGTATTTTTTGCAGTATCGGGCTTGCCGTTATATGTATGGGCAATTGCTGGACGATGGCATCGAGCTGTACGAATACAACGCCAGCTACCTGCACGCCAAGGTGGCGGTGGTGGACGACTTTGCGATGGTGGGTTCGTCCAACCTGGACCCGTTCAGCTTGTTGTTGGCGCGCGAGGCCAATGTGTTGATTGACGATGCCGGCTTTGCTGCCGACCTGCGCCAGCGCTTGGAACGGGAGCTGCGAGAATGCTCCACCCAGGTTACGGCGCAGCAGTTTCGCCGCTTAGGGCCGTTTAGCCGTCTGGTCGATTATCTGGCCTATGGCATGTTGCGGCTGGGTGTGCTGCTGACCGGCAAGTCTTCGCTGTATTAGGTCTGTCACGGTGTGCGTCCGGGCACCATGGACCGAATCAGACCGGTTCGGGCCGGGGGAGCGGATTGCCGCGTGTCATCAGACTGCCGCAATCGCTTGGTACGCTGGGTTTGCCTTGTGTGCTGTGTGTTTTTTATGTGACTGGGGTTGTTTTTCTCCATCAGGCGGGAACTTTTTCTTGCTGTAAGGCTCTTAATCCTGTATTGAAAATTCTTAGCACTCCATATCTTAGAGTGCTAAACTCAATTGATTGTCCCTATACGTTTCGTCCGGCTTCAGGTCGAGCTTTTGGTTCCCGCCAGCCGGTTTTAGAAGGATTTTCCATGACACAACAAGCGAACGCTTTGGCCCTGGCGTCTGGTAATGAACTCGTCGCTGCGGTTTCCAATCCAGGTGCATTGGGCACGATCGAAGCGTATATTTCCGCCGT encodes:
- the aspS gene encoding aspartate--tRNA ligase, yielding MRTCYTGEVSKEYLGQTVNLFGWVHRRRDHGGVIFIDLRDRAGLAQVVVNPDNVQAFETAERIRNEYCLRITGRVQARPEGTVNPDLRSGEIEIVCDEIEILNASVTPAFQLDDDNLSETTRLTHRVLDLRRPQMQNNLMLRYKVTMETRKFLDELGFIDIETPMLTKSTPEGARDYLVPSRVNAGEFFALPQSPQLFKQMLMVSGFDRYYQITKCFRDEDLRADRQPEFTQIDCETSFLNEVQIREIFEGMVTHIFKTVQQVELPQPFPTMSWTEAMQRFGSDKPDLRVKLEFVDVADLLRDVDFKVFSAPANDPACRVVALRVPGGASMPRSEIDAYTKFVGIYGAKGLAYIKVNDAAAIPEGLQSPIVKNIHVDALKQLIERTGAQSGDLIFFGADKAKVVNDAIGALRIKIGHSDFGKENGLFDNVWKPLWVVDFPMFEYDEDENRYTAAHHPFTSPKDGHEDLLETDPGKAFAKAYDMVLNGWEIGGGSVRIHRADVQSKVFRALKIDAEEAQLKFGFLLDALQYGAPPHGGLALGLDRLVTMMAGADSIRDVIAFPKTQRAQCLLTQAPSAVDEKQLRELHIRLRAVETK
- a CDS encoding endonuclease/exonuclease/phosphatase family protein; translated protein: MSVIRVVSYNIHKGRSASGKRESLSDLRLGLYGLSPDLLFLQEVQGRNQLQGSLDAQHESLAAALHMHTAYGCNVVRQHTDHGNALLSRFPILQYENQDISDHRLEQRGLLHAVIEVDGRPVHCIVVHLGLFNNGRVRQVQALLDRIKRIVPADEPLLIAGDFNDWNNRLAPIFVQQLNLYEVFSFSPKGQADHRFKLRRPISWLRTMRQGIIQPAGGIQLGVNGAARMTPPPRTFPAVFPWLRLDRIYQRGFAVRNARVLVGDPWKQLSDHAPILTELELP
- the clsB gene encoding cardiolipin synthase ClsB, giving the protein MPRLKPDPVWHEGNRITLLQNGQDFFPAICQAMAQAQSSIHLETYIFNLDDSGHRVLDALRQASDRGVRIRVVIDGFGSARHAQQIGAQLRAMRVRYRIYRPNPRGWREPRLSLRRLRRQHRKMLVVDERIGFVGGINVLDDFDDVPVLNGRTHPRFDFAVRCEGPIVDDMVRAQQALWLRMAWRRRGDWSSFTQRFVQWRERRQRRRQGLALQTEPVQDGLRATLLLRDNVRHRQQIEKAYLRLLETARSDVILANAYFFPGRTLRHQLEATAARGIRVRLLLQGHAEYFLQYRACRYMYGQLLDDGIELYEYNASYLHAKVAVVDDFAMVGSSNLDPFSLLLAREANVLIDDAGFAADLRQRLERELRECSTQVTAQQFRRLGPFSRLVDYLAYGMLRLGVLLTGKSSLY